In Barnesiella propionica, the genomic window TCTTAAGTGAACAAGTTTTTTTGAAAAAAAATAGATTTAGTTTTGTGTATATACAGATATTTGTTTACCTTTGCCCCGTCTTAAAAGCCCAGATGGCGGAATTGGTAGACGCGCTGGTCTCAAACACCAGTGGATTCACTTCCATGCCGGTTCGATCCCGGCTCTGGGTACAAGGAAAAGCTGAAAATAAAATATTTTCAGCTTTTTATTTTTTGGGGGAATAAAAAAAGATAAAGCAAAATTCTTTTTCCCGGTAGAATTATATTAAATTTCAACGAAACCATCTGGCTTTTTTATATGAATCTTTATTTTGTTGCGTTATTATATTCTTCATTATAAGCTTTGATAGCATTTCGTATAAGTTGCTCCGGATCGAATAATTTATCATTTTTCTTATAATATTCAAAGAAAAATGGAAAATTGAAAGTTGCACCATTATGCATTTTTCCTTTCCAAACGACTTTTTTCCCGGTAATATCTTCTTTCTTTTTTTCAATATAACTCTCGAAAGCTTGATATATTACATTGTTTTCATTATTGAATAGGGTTTTTAGTTCTGTATCATGTTGTATGTTATCCAGTATAGGGAATAAAATAAAGACTCCTATTTCGTGAACTATTAGATCAATTGTCCAATCTATGTTTTCTATGTCAACTCCAAAATTATTCCTCGATACTGAAAGATTGTTTGCTGAAGGCAAATGATCAATGGCATTTGCCAGAGTAAGTACCGGATAAAATCCTTCTCTACTATAGGGTATTTTTAATTCTTTTTCCCACAGGTTTATAATGTCTTTGTTTTTAAAATAAGAATCTATTTTTTCCCCGTATTGATTTAATTTTTGACTTACTTCTGGCCAGACTTCTTTTTTGTACTGAGAGTAATTTTGTTTAATAATATCAACTATATTATCAAATAATTTTATTTCTTCATCACTTTTTTTCGGTACGGTCATTTGCTGATTGCATTCAGGACAATATCGTGTAAAAAAGTCTTTCCACTGGGAATTTTTTAATGCTTTAGAGAAACAATCTAAATAATCGAAATATTCAGATGACGATATTTTATTTTTGAATGGTCTGAAAAAAAGTATTTCGGTCAATGCTGCTGTCGATCCGTTCCCCCATGCTATTAACGATCTGTTATTATGTAGGTAATTAATGTCTGCTTGATAGACTGTAGATCCAAACATTTTATAGTACTGAGAATTTCCGTTATTCCATAAGTCGGATAAAGCAAATAAATGCCACATATAATTGGGCATAATTTCTACCGAACATTCAATGCTTTTTTTTGTATTTCCTTGTGCAGAAGAATGTGAAACTAAAGAAATTGTAATAACAAAAAGTATAATAAACCTTTTCATCGTTTTCAAGTATAAATTGGATAATTTTCGAAATCAAAAAATGTTTTTATAAATGATGTATAGTAGTTTAATGAAATGCTTATATGAATAGCATATAGTACTGTTTTTTTAATATTGAGCCGTTATTTGTGGATAAATATTGGATAGTTTCAAAGGTATAAAATAATTATATATAACAATAAGATAGTAATTAAAAGTTAAGCAGATGCGCGAAAGTCTTAATTATAAATATCAAATAATTTCATAATTAATCATTTTGGGTATTTAGAACTTTCTTTCTTAAATATGATATAATTATTGTTTGTTCTTGAAAAAAGAATAGTTCTATTTTTTCATACGTCGTAACTTGAGTATCTTTGCGGCATATGAAATCTCCCTGTAAGTTTAGCTATAAAGAAATCTGGATTATTTCTTATCCTATTCTGCTTAGTCTGATAATGGAACAGCTGATAGGAATGACAGACACCGCGTTTCTGGGCCGGGTGGGTGAAGTGGAATTAGGTGCTTCCGCTTTGGCCGGCGTATATTATATGGCGATTTATATGATTGCTTTCGGTTTTAGTCTGGGAGCCCAGATTATTATAGGACGCCGAAACGGAGAACGGCAGTATGATAAGATAGGCCCGGTTTTTTATCAGGGAACATATTTCTTATTGTTGTTGGCGGTTGTTATGTTTTTATTATCCCGGTATTTTTCTCCGTGGATATTGGGAAATATTATAGATTCTCGTTATGTATATGAAGCTACGTTGAGTTATATAAACTGGCGTGTTTTCGGATTCTTTTTTTCTTTTATTGCGGTAATGTTCCGGGCTTTTTTCGTAGGGACGACACAAACGAAGACATTGACGATGAATTCTATTGTTATGGTATTGTCGAATGTGGTTTTTAACTATATACTGATATTCGGTAAATTGGGTTTTCCTGCTTTGGGAATTGCCGGTGCTGCAATAGGTTCTTCTTTATCCGAGTTAGTTTCGGTAATATTTTTTATCGTATATATGCATTGTCGGATAGATATCAGGAAATACGGATTGAATAGGATAGGAGCGTTTAGTTCGAGGTTGTTGAAAAGAATCCTGAATGTATCTCTCTGGACCATGATACAAAATTTTGTTTCAATGTCTACCTGGTTTTTGTTTTTTCTGGCGGTGGAACATTTGGGTGAGCGTCCGCTGGCTATTACTAATATTATCCGGAATGTCTCGGCTATCCCTTTTATGATTGTACTGACATTTGCTTCGACTTGTAGTACATTAGTCAGTAATCTTATCGGTGGCGGTGATTCCCGTTATGTGTGGGGTACGATCAAACAGACGATACGTATGGCCTATTTTTTTACGTTGCCGTTTATTGTTATATTTGTCTGTTTTCCGTCTGTAATATTGAGGATATATACCGATTCTCCGGAATTAATAAATGCTTCGGTTCCGGCTTTGTGGGTACTTTGTTCTTCGTATATTTTTATGGTTCCCGGTGGTGTGCTTTTCCAAGCTGTTTCGGGTACAGGAAATACCCGTACGGCTTTGTTGCTCGAATTGGCTACTTTGACGATTTATGTCATTTATGTGGTTTATATGATTTTTTATCTCAGAATAGACGTTGCCTGGTGCTGGACGACCGAACATGTGTATGGGGGGTGCATTATGGTATTGTCATATATTTATTTAAAGAAAGGAAAATGGCAAGGCCGAAAGATATAAGGGCAATTTAAAATAAATGTGTTGATATGGCTTTAAAAGTTGTTGCTTTTGATGCTGATGATACTCTTTGGGTGAACGAGCCTTTTTTTCAGGAGGTTGAAAAAGAGTATGTTTCTTTACTTGAGGATTATGGTTCAGCAGATGATATTTCCCAAGCTCTGTTTGCCACGGAAATGAAAAATCTGAATATATACGGATACGGGGCTAAGGGTTTTACGCTTTCTATGATAGAAACAGCATTGGAAGTAAGTGGAAATAGATTGGCTCAGGTGGTTATCGCACGGATACTGGAATTGGGCAAATCGTTATTAAACATGCCTATCGAGTTGATCGACGGGATTGAGGATACCTTGTCTTATCTGAAACAGAAATATTTTCTTGTTGTAGCTACGAAAGGAGATATTACCGATCAGCAAAACAAACTTGAACGTTCTGGTTTAGTATGTTATTTTCATCATATTGAAATTATGGGGGAAAAAAATGAAGACGGATATGCCAGACTTTTTTCCCGTTTGAATGTAAAGCCCGAACAATTTTTAATGGTCGGAAATTCGGTGAAATCAGATATTCTTCCTGTTCTTAATTTAAAGGCTCAGGCTATACATGTACCCTTTCACTCCACTTGGGAGCATGAAAGAATGAGTATATCCGGGGAGAATTCACGGTATAGAAGCATAAATTCCGTTACAGAACTCATGAATATATTGTAAATATTATTTTTTCCAACGCTTTAATAAGGGGAAATATTCTTTCATTTGCAGTATGGCTTCTTTCCGTGTAAATTTTTTTCCGGAATCTTTATTAAATTCTTCAAGGAACTGTATGCAATGTTCTATCATCTGTTCCATGGTGAAATTCTGTGTGAATTCTCCGTTTTTATAGCAGTAGCAGCAATAATCTTTATTTTTACTACTATCTTTATTTGTTCCGAATGTCGATTGGTTTAGGGGCATGCCGCAGCTTTGGCATATTTTTATTTCCATAATGTATTGAATTATAATTCCGAAATTTCGATATTGTATTGATAAAGAAGGTTGATTGCTTCGGGAAGACAGAATTTGGCTCCTGTTGTATTTTTGCTGGAAATGTCAATACTGCTGTAATTTTTTGCTTCCGTGAAATTGGCATTGACAAGTATGGTATTTCTGAAAAGGCTCTTATGAAGGTCGGTACGTATAAATTCCGCTTTTTTAATATCGGCTTCGCAGAAATCTACATCATGTGCCGTACAATTATTTATATGAAGATCTTTTATTTTCATACCCCAGAAACTAGAAAAATTCAGGATAGAATGTTCAAATGTGAGATCTTTTAGTTTTCCGGCTTCCATCCATATTACTCCGATAATTTTAGAGTGAGAGAACCGTACCTTGTTTAAAAGAGAGTGGTTGAATTTCGTCAGTGATAAATTACAATTGTTGAAATAACACGTGTCGAAAGTGCAATTTTCAAAGGTACTTTCTGAGAAATTACAATGGTAAAAAGTGCATTTTCTGAATTCTTTTTCGAAGATATGTTCACCTGTATATATGATATCTTTGAATTCTTTATTGTTGTAGTTTGTATCTTCCATGTGAACCTCCCCGAAATTATAATTAGCAATGAACAAAAGTAGATGATTTTACGAAGAATAAAAATAATTGATATCTTATTTCTTTTCTTTAACCTCTGAATTTTATATACATTATGCTATTGTAGAAGTTCTTTTTGGGGTATAGTCCTTTTCTTTTGCCAGTTTGTATTTTGCGTGTGGTGGCTGAAAAAACATAAACGCGATCCGGCTCCTTTGAAGGTCTGTAGAGGCGTCTTACATGGATAGATAGCAGCCATGCATAAGATTTTGCGAAGAAATAAAATGACGAATTGACCGGTTTTTTTTAGTATTTATTCGGTAAATATATTTTTGCCGATGATATGTTGTTTCTGAAAATAGGATTATGATGTCTTGTTATGATTTTATTACTATATCTGAATCCTCATTTTTTCGATGAAAAGGCTATTTAGCTATTTGTATATATATACTTCATGTATTTCTTCGCTATACCCTTCATATAGTCCTTTTACCATTCCCAGGACGATGTGCGATCCCCTATTATTCAGAATGAGCATTTCTTTTGTAACGGGGTCGATACATAGTCCTTCAATTTCTCCGGTACGTCTGAAGTCATCGCATGTTTTAAATAATGATACAGCCGCAATGTTATTCGATTGTCTTTCAATATTTGTCACATATATGTTATCGTTTTCCAAAATATCGGCGTCTCCGTCGTCGGCCGATATAAAAATTTTTCCGTCTTTATAGAATATTCCTTGTTGTAATCCGGGTGCGGGGAGTAATCGGACTTTTCCTTCGTATTTGTGTCTTTTCAGATCATATCGGTATAAATATTTGCCGTTTACCCAGTCAGCCATCCATATTTTACCATTTGTTTTGTCGATAGTTAAACCACAAACTTCGTTTTGTCCGGATGCCGGATCAAAAGGAATTGAATATTTAAAATTAAGAGTTTCGGTGTCATAGACGGCAATCTGGATATTTTTTCCTATACCGTCTTTAAAAAATTCAATTCCACAATAAATTTCACCTTTCCATACGTCTATATCTCCGAAGTGATTGGCTTCTAACTTCAAATCTTTGAATGGATCGGTATTCTCGGCGATTAATTTCCCTGTTTTATCATATTTATATAAAGCAGTACTGCCTGTATTGTAATAATAATTTTCATCGGCGGCTATTCCCTGTCTTCCTTTTACCCGGATAATTTTTTCTAATTTATGGTATGTCCGGTTTTGAAGCTCTTTATTTGGTTGTCTTTGACAAGAGTAAAGAATGATGAATATTAATAGGAAGAAATGTATGGCTGTTTTCATAGAATAAGATATTTAAATAGAGCTGCTTACATTAAGGTTTTTATTTTAATGATAATAATATCAAAGAAATAGTACAAAAATAATATTTATGCATAAAAAAGGTGCTTTATTCATAAGTTTTTATGAATTGCCCAAATGGGGAATGCAGATGTAAATGATATATCGTGTCTTGTGATGATGGTTTTTGGTTCGAAAAGAATTTTACGGTAGTAAAGTATTTATAAGATTGAATATACATTGAAAGGGAAAAAAAACTTATGGGCGAATAATGACGCCGGAAAGTACCTACTTTTCCACTGGAAAATATATTATGGAAACGAAAAAGTATCAAAGACACCTGGCCATGTTTACTGCTAATTTTATTGGGGAATCATGTTCCCTATAAGTAAAACGGTATTAGCAGTTGGTTTTATATCTGCATTTTCACTTACATCTATGCGCTTTTAGGCGCTTCACTGGTCTTCTGGCTGTCATCGTTATTTATAAAAAAGGAGCATGTCGGCCATGGGGAGCATTTATGGCTGTTTTTCGCTTCTGTTTTCGGCATAACATTTAATCAGGGATTCATTATAGGTTTGTCTTATACTACTCCTATAGACGCCACGGTCGTTGCTACGACAACTCCTATTATAATGATGCTACTTTAAAGAACCTATAACTTTTAAAAAAGCTATAGGTACTTGTATGGGGCTTAGAGATGCATTAATACTCATTTTAGGAGGACATCAGAGTGATATTGTTCGGGGAGGCGTGAATTCTTTTTGGGGAAATGTTCTGTATTTATGTGCCGAAACGAGTTTCGCTATATATTTTGTTCATTTCAAGGGGCTTATAGACTGTTATTCTCCCGTTACATTAATGAAATGGATGTTCCTGTATTCAACGATATGTTGCTTTCCGTTCATAGGAAAAGAGCTTTTGACCGTTCCTTATGAATTCATGTCTTGGAATATATGGTCCGATATATTATTTATCGTTTTAGGAGCTACGTTTTTATCTTATTTGTTAGTTCCTGTAGGACAACACTGGTTAAAGCCTACGGTAGTAAGTATGCATAACTATGTACAACCGGTTATTGCTGCTTTGCTGGCAATATACTGGGTGATGGATAAATTTAATTGGATTAAAGCGGCAGCGATAATTTTGGTATTCAGTGGCGTATATATAGTTACGCAAAGTAAGTCCCGGTTGGATGCCGAGAAGACTAATACCGGTATGGGTTGATATTTTTTATAAAACCAGCTATACACATATTATTCTATATTTTTCGAAAGGAAACGAGCTACCCCATCGTGTGCATTATCTTCAATAATTGCAGTAGATGCCGTTTTTACTTCTTCCATGGCGTTCCCGGTAGCATAACATTCATCTGAAATAGCAAACATAGGAAGGTCGTTGAGATTGTCTCCGAAAGATACGAGTTTGTTGATATTCAATCTTTGAGATAACCTTTGTATTGCTTCGGCTTTCGATGTACCCGGAGAATATATTTCCAATGTGCCGTCGCTATAATCAAATATATCGTGATAGCAGAAACTATTGTAACGGCTATCGTTTTTGATTTCATTATTGATGGTTTCCAAGGATTTATATTTTCCAAGAACCAGGAATAATATAATATTTTCTTCTCCAGAAAGAATATCTCTGAAATTATGGATCTGGATAAATGTTTTAAACGGAGTGTTTTCTCTTTCCCGAATGAATTCTTTTTCTATACGACATTTCAGTTCACGATAATACACGTACAAATGGTTGTTGCGTATGCAGTATATAAAGGCTGTTTGATTATGTTTGTCCAGTATATCTATGAGATTTTTCACAGATTCATGGGAGAATGTTCTTACGTCTATATATTCTTGTTTGGCAATATCGTAAGTTACTGCTCCGGTCATAAGAACTACCGGAATATTAATGTGTATATTCTTTAAAAGAGGAACGACTGTAGCCGGAGTACGAGCTGTCGCAACAGAAAATAATGCTCCTTTGTCTATCAGCTCGTTAATGATAGAGACGGAATAATCCGAAACTTTAGATTCAGGGTTGAGTAAAGTTCCGTCCAGATCGGTAATATACAATGTTTTCTCCATATTAATATTGATTTTTCGGATAAAAAACAAAAAGAGTCCGCATCCCTGCGAACTCTTTTGGCTCTTCAGGTTGGACTTGAACCAACGACCCTCTGATTAACAGTCAGATGCTCTAACCGACTGAGCTACTGAAGAATAAATCTAAATGCTTTAAAGAAAAAGAGCTCTTCAGGTTGGACTTGAACCAACGACCCTCTGATTAACAGTCAGATGCTCTAACCGACTGAGCTACTGAAGAAGATGTCATTCCTTTAAAAATGCGAGGCAAAGGTAATGGGATTTTCCCAAATATGCAATATATTTGCAAAAAAAATTTGTTTTTCATGAAAGTATTAGGATTAGGCAATGCACTTACCGATGTGTTAGCTATGTTGCCGTCGGAGGAATGTATTGCTGAAATTGGACTTCTGAAAGGTGGTATGCAACTTATCGATGAAGATAAGTTATTAAAAATAATGTCTGTATTTGAAGATTTCGATACGGTATTGGCTACCGGGGGGTCTGCTGCGAACGCAATTTCAGGACTTACCCGAATGGGATTGCCGGGAGGATTTATAGGAAAGACAGGTCCTGATAGCTATGGTAAGTTTTATCATGACGACATGGAGAAAAACGGTGTCGAGCTCCATTTACTCGAAGGAAATACAGCTTCGGGCTGTGCTATGACCATGATAACGCCGGATGGGGAACGTACATTCGGTACATATCTGGGTGCGGCTTCGGCTCTTATACCGGGAGAATTACATCCTGGGATGTTTGCCGGATATGATTTATTACATATTGAAGGGTATCTGGTACAAGATCCTGAATTGATTCGTCGTGCCGTAGAACTGGCAAAGAATGCCGGTTTAAAAATATCTTTGGATATGGCCAGCTATAATATAGTCAATGAGAATCTGGAATTTTTTCATGAATTAGTACGGGATTATGTAGATATTGCTTTTGCTAATGAAGAAGAAGCATTTGCTTATACAGGGAAAGAACCTGAGGAGGCTGTAAAAGAGATTGCTTCGGAATGTGATATAGCTGTTGTTAAGTGTGGCAAATTGGGTTCTATTGTACAAAAGCGCGATGAAATCGCCCGTATAGGTTCTACTCCTACTAAATGTATTGACTCTACCGGTGCCGGAGATCTGTATGCCGCCGGATTTTTATACGGGCTGTCCAAGAATTATTCTTTAAAAGTATCGGGTTCTATTGGGGCGGTGTTGTCAGGTAACGTGATTGAAGTGATAGGCACGAAAATGGATGATAATCGTTGGAATCAAATAAAGTTAAAAGTTAAAAGGATTGTTGAGAATAACGAAACTCTTTAGTTACTTTAGCTAAAACATCAATTATAAAAAATGAATTAGATGAAGAATGTATGTAAAAGTTTGTTCCGCTATGGAATAATAGCTTGTCTCGTACTGGTTCTGGGTATAACTGTCTGCTTGGGCTCAAACAGTGATAAGCGGAATTTTGATGCAACGAAAAGTCTCAGTTTGTTTAGTACATTATTTAAAGAGTT contains:
- a CDS encoding pentapeptide repeat-containing protein, with the translated sequence MEDTNYNNKEFKDIIYTGEHIFEKEFRKCTFYHCNFSESTFENCTFDTCYFNNCNLSLTKFNHSLLNKVRFSHSKIIGVIWMEAGKLKDLTFEHSILNFSSFWGMKIKDLHINNCTAHDVDFCEADIKKAEFIRTDLHKSLFRNTILVNANFTEAKNYSSIDISSKNTTGAKFCLPEAINLLYQYNIEISEL
- a CDS encoding DMT family transporter, with protein sequence MGLRDALILILGGHQSDIVRGGVNSFWGNVLYLCAETSFAIYFVHFKGLIDCYSPVTLMKWMFLYSTICCFPFIGKELLTVPYEFMSWNIWSDILFIVLGATFLSYLLVPVGQHWLKPTVVSMHNYVQPVIAALLAIYWVMDKFNWIKAAAIILVFSGVYIVTQSKSRLDAEKTNTGMG
- a CDS encoding zinc ribbon domain-containing protein, which produces MEIKICQSCGMPLNQSTFGTNKDSSKNKDYCCYCYKNGEFTQNFTMEQMIEHCIQFLEEFNKDSGKKFTRKEAILQMKEYFPLLKRWKK
- a CDS encoding YncE family protein; this translates as MKTAIHFFLLIFIILYSCQRQPNKELQNRTYHKLEKIIRVKGRQGIAADENYYYNTGSTALYKYDKTGKLIAENTDPFKDLKLEANHFGDIDVWKGEIYCGIEFFKDGIGKNIQIAVYDTETLNFKYSIPFDPASGQNEVCGLTIDKTNGKIWMADWVNGKYLYRYDLKRHKYEGKVRLLPAPGLQQGIFYKDGKIFISADDGDADILENDNIYVTNIERQSNNIAAVSLFKTCDDFRRTGEIEGLCIDPVTKEMLILNNRGSHIVLGMVKGLYEGYSEEIHEVYIYK
- a CDS encoding MATE family efflux transporter gives rise to the protein MKSPCKFSYKEIWIISYPILLSLIMEQLIGMTDTAFLGRVGEVELGASALAGVYYMAIYMIAFGFSLGAQIIIGRRNGERQYDKIGPVFYQGTYFLLLLAVVMFLLSRYFSPWILGNIIDSRYVYEATLSYINWRVFGFFFSFIAVMFRAFFVGTTQTKTLTMNSIVMVLSNVVFNYILIFGKLGFPALGIAGAAIGSSLSELVSVIFFIVYMHCRIDIRKYGLNRIGAFSSRLLKRILNVSLWTMIQNFVSMSTWFLFFLAVEHLGERPLAITNIIRNVSAIPFMIVLTFASTCSTLVSNLIGGGDSRYVWGTIKQTIRMAYFFTLPFIVIFVCFPSVILRIYTDSPELINASVPALWVLCSSYIFMVPGGVLFQAVSGTGNTRTALLLELATLTIYVIYVVYMIFYLRIDVAWCWTTEHVYGGCIMVLSYIYLKKGKWQGRKI
- a CDS encoding HAD family hydrolase, with product MALKVVAFDADDTLWVNEPFFQEVEKEYVSLLEDYGSADDISQALFATEMKNLNIYGYGAKGFTLSMIETALEVSGNRLAQVVIARILELGKSLLNMPIELIDGIEDTLSYLKQKYFLVVATKGDITDQQNKLERSGLVCYFHHIEIMGEKNEDGYARLFSRLNVKPEQFLMVGNSVKSDILPVLNLKAQAIHVPFHSTWEHERMSISGENSRYRSINSVTELMNIL
- a CDS encoding adenosine kinase; translated protein: MKVLGLGNALTDVLAMLPSEECIAEIGLLKGGMQLIDEDKLLKIMSVFEDFDTVLATGGSAANAISGLTRMGLPGGFIGKTGPDSYGKFYHDDMEKNGVELHLLEGNTASGCAMTMITPDGERTFGTYLGAASALIPGELHPGMFAGYDLLHIEGYLVQDPELIRRAVELAKNAGLKISLDMASYNIVNENLEFFHELVRDYVDIAFANEEEAFAYTGKEPEEAVKEIASECDIAVVKCGKLGSIVQKRDEIARIGSTPTKCIDSTGAGDLYAAGFLYGLSKNYSLKVSGSIGAVLSGNVIEVIGTKMDDNRWNQIKLKVKRIVENNETL
- a CDS encoding HAD family hydrolase produces the protein MEKTLYITDLDGTLLNPESKVSDYSVSIINELIDKGALFSVATARTPATVVPLLKNIHINIPVVLMTGAVTYDIAKQEYIDVRTFSHESVKNLIDILDKHNQTAFIYCIRNNHLYVYYRELKCRIEKEFIRERENTPFKTFIQIHNFRDILSGEENIILFLVLGKYKSLETINNEIKNDSRYNSFCYHDIFDYSDGTLEIYSPGTSKAEAIQRLSQRLNINKLVSFGDNLNDLPMFAISDECYATGNAMEEVKTASTAIIEDNAHDGVARFLSKNIE